A window of Pyrinomonadaceae bacterium genomic DNA:
AACGCAGGTAACTTTTTTCTGTTTGTTTCGCCGGCGCGCCAGGTTGAAAGCGTAGCGCACGACGCGTTCGGTCGCGCGGCGCGTAATGCGAATCGGCGTGACACGCCCGCCGTCGATATCGCTGGTCTCGCCTGTGTACGCATCTTCGGTGTTCTCGCGAATCACGACGTAATCGACCTTGCCCGGTTCCCAAACCTGCTTTAGCTCGCCGTGGATCTTGTGCTTCACTCCGGGATAGAGCTTGACCGGCCGCACGTTCGCGTACAGATCAAGTTTCTGCCTATTGAGAATCACCTGCGCAAAGCCCGCTAACTGAGGCTCTGGATATGGTTTACCCGGCTTCGTGAAAACCGTTTTCCCGTCGATATCGTGACCGACCGCGCCGAGCAGAACTGCGTCTGCAGCCTGACACTTTTCAAACGAACCCTCGGGCCACTCGATCTCGTGTTCCGCGTAGTAGTGGCCGCCGCAGGGAATCTCTTCGATCTGAAAGTTGATTTGAAACAGCTCGCCGGCCGCACGCAAGACGCGCAGAGCCTGCGCCAAAACCTCAGGACCAATTCCGTCTCCGGGTAAAGCTACGATTGAATAGGATTGTTTTGCCATGGTTCAAAAAGAAATTGACTATAAGCGACGGGTGAAAGAATCGACAAGAAGCGCGGCCGGCGTTACAGTAGCGACTCCGGTCAGGTTTATGCGTCGAGTTCAGAAAGGCACTCGCAAGTCATCAGCGAATCCGAGACCAACGCTTCGGCGTGCATCTGAAGAGATCAAGCGGTTCGCCGCCTTGCTTGAGAACGAAATTCTTGCGTGGCCGGATGTGAGCTCACGCCCGATGTTCGGCTTCACGGGCCTATACCACGGCCAGAAAATTTTTGCCGCGCTGCCACGCACGCGTGCGATCGACATTCCGAACAGCATCGCGTTCCGCTTAAGCAGGCGTTCCCGCGACATCACTGAGAAGATGAAGAAAGACGAGCGAGTCATCACATCGACGCCCGGTGGGAAGTGGATTTCCTTCATCGTCGAATCAGAAACGGATATTCACGACGCTTTGCAGTGGCTCAGTCATGCCTACGCCGACGCGGTCAAAAATTGACGTATGCTCTCCGCAGAAATCATCGCTATCGGTTCTGAGCTTCTGTCGCCAAACAAAAGCGACACAAACAGTCTCTGGCTTACCGATCAACTGAATCGCATCGGCATTGACGTAAAGTTGAAAACGATCGTCGGCGACGACGATGCGCGTCTGGAAGAAGTCGTGAAGGATGCGGTGAAGCGTTCGCGCGTGGTGATTGCGACGGGCGGACTTGGCCCGACTGAGGATGACATCACGCGCAAAGTTGTCGCCCGCGCGCTCGGCCGCCGGTTGTCGCTCGACGAAAAGCTCCTCGAAGAGATTCGCAAAAAGTTTCAAAGGTTCGGCGTGACTATGCCGGAACGAAATTCGCGTCAGGCGATGGTGATAGATGGCGCTGAAGTGCTGGCCAATCCGAACGGTTCTGCTCCCGGGCTTTATCTGGAGCAGGGAAGTTGCGCCGTCGCCCTGTTGCCCGGCCCGCCGCGTGAAATGAAACCGATGTTCGACACCCAAGTGAAGCCGCGGTTGGAAAAGATCGCGGGGGACGTGCGCTTCGCGACGCGCTTAATGCGGGTGACGGGCATGGGTGAGTCCGCGGTT
This region includes:
- a CDS encoding luciferase family protein; translated protein: MVQKEIDYKRRVKESTRSAAGVTVATPVRFMRRVQKGTRKSSANPRPTLRRASEEIKRFAALLENEILAWPDVSSRPMFGFTGLYHGQKIFAALPRTRAIDIPNSIAFRLSRRSRDITEKMKKDERVITSTPGGKWISFIVESETDIHDALQWLSHAYADAVKN
- a CDS encoding isocitrate/isopropylmalate family dehydrogenase; the encoded protein is MAKQSYSIVALPGDGIGPEVLAQALRVLRAAGELFQINFQIEEIPCGGHYYAEHEIEWPEGSFEKCQAADAVLLGAVGHDIDGKTVFTKPGKPYPEPQLAGFAQVILNRQKLDLYANVRPVKLYPGVKHKIHGELKQVWEPGKVDYVVIRENTEDAYTGETSDIDGGRVTPIRITRRATERVVRYAFNLARRRNKQKKVTCVEKSNIIGAHRFFREVFREVGQSEFPDITLDYAYVDAFCQWQIRNPEWYDVVVAPNLAGDIISDNGATTAGGLGLAVGGNIGDEHAMFEPIHGSAPKHAGKDKANPLAAVLSMQMMLDWLGQRHDDERLLRAAAKVEVAVSELLSEGQTLTYDLIGEEKASRCSEVGAAVEEKLRKLSSTV